DNA sequence from the Brachybacterium sp. P6-10-X1 genome:
TTGCCCCCGGTTTCCGTGCGGCGGCGTCCGAGTGCCTCGCGGGGTGGGGACGGACGGTATGGTGAGCCGTGCGGCACGCCGAGGTGCTGCGAACTGCCGGATCACGGGAACGTGCCGCGGATGCCGAGGGGCGAGGATCCCGCCCCGTGACGAGAAGGAGCACCATGGTCGAGCAGGCCCTGCGCAGCACGGCGCTGGAAGCGGTCCACGAGTCGCTCGGAGCGACCTTCACAGATTTCGCGGGCTGGCGGATGCCGGTGCGCTACGCCTCCGACCTCGCCGAGCACGCCGCCGTCCGTGAGCGCGCGGGGCTGTTCGACCTCAGCCACATGGGCGAGATCCACCTGCGGGGCCCGCAGGCCGGAGAGGCTCTGGACCACGCGCTGGCCGGGAAGCTGTCCGCGATGTCCGTCGGCCGCGCGAAGTACTCGCTGCTGCTGACCGAGGAGGGCGGTGTGATCGACGACGTCATCACGTACCGCCTGGCCGACGACCATTACGTGACCGTCGCCAACGCCTCCAACGCGGAGGTCGACGCCGAGGAGCTCACCGCCCGGGCAGCAGGCTTCGACGTCGAGGTCGACGACGCCTCGGAGCGCACCGCGCTGATCGCGGTCCAGGGCCCGGCCAGCGAGGAGATCCTGCTGCGGGCGCTGACCACCGGCGACAGCGGCGTCGAGGGCATCGGCGCCGAGGATCTCACCGCGATGAGGAACTACCGCTTCGCCGCGGGCACCTACCGTGGTCAGGAGCTGCTGGTCGCCCGCACCGGGTACACCGGGGAGGACGGCTTCGAGCTGTACGTCCCCGGCGACCTCGCCGTCGCCCTGTGGGAGCAGCTGACCGCCGCCGGCGGAGAGGACCTCACCCCGTGCGGGCTCGCATGCCGCGACACCCTCCGCCTCGAGGCCGGCATGCCGCTGTACGGCCACGAGCTCTCCCGCGAGCTGTACCCCGCCCAGTCGGGGATGGGGCGCGTGGCCGCCCTGACGTCCAAGGGCGACTTCGTGGGCCGCAGCGGCATCGAGGCGGCGGACCTGACCGATCGTCCTGTCCTGGTGGGCCTGGTCGCCGAGGGGCGTCGTGCCGCGCGCGCCGGCTCCGAGGTGCGGGACGGGCAGGGCCGCGCGGTCGGGACGATCACCTCCGGCGCGCTGTCCCCGACGCTCGGCCATCCCATCGCCATGGCGTTCGTGTCCCCGGGGGTCGCCGACGAGGGCACCGAGCTCGTCGCCGACGTCCGCGGCAAGGACCTGCCCGCCCGGATCGTCGCCCTGCCGTTCTACCGGCGCGGCTGATCCTCACGCCCCGCGACCCCCGCTCGACCCCCGCGTACCCGACCCCCGCGAACCCGACCCCCGCTCAACCCCCGTTTCCCCTTCAGGAAGGACCATCCTCATGACCGCAGAGCTCCTCTTCAGCAAGGACCACGAGTGGGTCCGCGTCGTCTCCGACGGCGTCGCCGTGGTCGGTGTGACCGACTACGCCGCCGAACAGCTCGGCGACGTGGTCTACGTCGACCTGCCCGAGTCCGGGGACGAGATCTCCGCCGGCTCCGAGATGGGCGAGATCGAGTCCACCAAGTCGGTCTCGGATCTGTTCTCCCCGATCTCCGGCACCGTCTCCGAGATCAATCCGGCCGTCGTCGACACCCCGGAGCTGGTCAACTCCTCCCCGTTCGACGAGGGATGGCTGCTCAAGGCCAGCTTCGACGCGCTGCCCGAGGACCTGCTCAGCGCCGAGGACTACAAGGCCTTCACCGCATCCTGAGACCGAGCCGCTCGAAGGCGGCCGCCCCGAGGCATCGAGGAGCGGCCGTCTCCGCCACGGCGCACGCACGCACCGAGAACCGCGAGACCAGGGGCACTGCTGAACCATGACCGACACGACCGATCCGACTGATCCGACTGATCCTTCTGTGCGCGAGCACGACTCCTTCGTCCGCCGCCACGTCGGCACGGACTCCGACACCCAGCGCCACATGCTCGAGGTGCTCGGCTACGAGACCTTGGACCAGATGATCCAGGCGGCGGTGCCCAGCACGATCCTGCTGGAGAACGACGCCGGCGAAGCCGCCTCGGCGGTGCCCCAGGGGGCCACGGAGCCCGCCGCGCTGAGCGAGCTGCGAGAACTGGCCGATCGCAACACGGTGCGCCGCTCCCTGATCGGCATGGGGTATCACGGCACCCACACGCCCGCGGTGATCCAGCGCAACGTGCTGGAGAACCCCGCCTGGTACACCGCCTACACCCCGTACCAGCCCGAGATCTCGCAGGGCCGCCTCGAGGCGCTGCTGACCTTCCAGACCATGATCTGCGACCTCACCGGGATGGATGTCTCCAACGCCTCCACCCTCGACGAGGCCACCTCCGCGGCCGAGGCGCTGATGCTGGCGCGGCGCACCGCCAAGCGGAACGGCAACGTGTTCTACGTGGACACGGACGCCCTGCCCGCGACGAAGGCGGTGCTGCGCGGCCGCACCGACGGACTCGGCATCGAGCTGCGCGAGCGGGACTTCGCCACGGACGGCGCCCCCGAGGGCCAGTACTTCGGTGCGCTCGTCCAGTACCCCGGGTCCTCCGGACGCGTGTGGGACCCCAGCGAGGTGATCGCCGAGGTCAAGTCCACCAAGGCCGTCGCGATCGTCGCGGCGGACCTGCTCGCCCTGACGATGCTGTCCTCCCCCGGATCCCTGGGTGCCGACGTCACCGTCGGCTCCTCGCAGCGCTTCGGCATCCCCATGGGCTTCGGCGGTCCGCACGCCGGGTTCGTCGCGGTGCGCAAGGGCCTCGAGCGCCAGCTGCCGGGCCGCCTCGTGGGCGTCTCGGTCGACGCCGACGGCAACCCCGCCTACCGGCTCTCGCTGCAGACCCGCGAGCAGCACATCCGCCGGGAGAAGGCCACCAGCTCGATCACCACCGCCCAGGTGCTGCTCGCGGTGATGGCCGCGATGTACGCCGTCTACCACGGCCCCGAGGGCCTGACCCGGATCGGGCGGGGCGTCGCCGACCGCACGGCGACCCTCGCGGACCACCTCGTCGCCAGCGGCTTCGAGCTGACCACCGAGGCCTTCTTCGACACGCTCGAGATCCGGGCCACCGGCGAGGCCCTGGACATCGCCGCGCAGGCGGCGGAGGCCGGATACCTGGTCCACACCGTCGGCGACGACCTCGTCCACCTCTCGCTCGACGAGACCGTCACCGACGCCGACCTGCGGGCGATCGCGGCCGTCTTCGACAGCTTCGCGCCGGACCCCGGTCATGAGCTCGCGGACGTGGAATCGGGCACGACCTGGGGACCCCTGGTGCGCCGGGACGCGTTCCTGCGCCACCCGGTGTTCTCCTCCTTCCGCTCCGAGACCGCGATGATGCGCTATCTGCGCCGCCTGTCGGATCGCGACTTCGCGCTGGACCGCGGGATGATCCCGCTGGGCTCGTGCACGATGAAGCTCAACGCCGCCACCGAGATGGCCGGCGTCACGTGGGCCTCCTTCAACGCCGTCCATCCTCTCGCCCCGCGCGAGGACGTCGCGGGCTACCTGGAGATGATCACCCAGCTGGAGACCTGGCTGGCGGACCTCACCGGGTACGACACGGTCTCCCTGCAGCCCAACGCCGGCTCCCAGGGCGAGATCGCGGGTCTGCTCGCGATCCGCGCATATCACGCCTCCCGCGGCGACAGCGGCCGCGAGGTGTGCCTGGTGCCGAGCTCGGCGCACGGCACCAACGCCGCCTCCGCCGTCATCGCCGGACTGCGTGTGGTGGCCATCGACTCCGATGCGCGCGGCAACATCGACCTCGACGACCTGAAGCAGAAGATCAAGGACCACGGCGACGAGCTCGCCGCCATCATGATCACCTACCCCTCCACGCACGGCGTGTACGAACAGGAGGTGCGCACCGTCTGCCAGCTGGTCCACGACGCGGGCGGGCAGGTCTACGTCGACGGCGCCAACCTCAACGCCCTGCTGCAGGTGGCCCGGCCCGGCGAGTTCGGCGGCGACGTCTCCCATCTGAACCTGCACAAGACCTTCTGCATCCCCCACGGCGGCGGCGGCCCCGGCGTCGGCCCCGTCGCGGCCAAGGCGCACCTGGCCCCGTACCTGCCCGGCCACCCGGGCATCCAGCAGGAAGAGCACCCGGTGACGGGGCAGGGCGCGCAGCCCCACAGCGGGAGCCCCGTCTCGCAGGCACCGTACGGCTCGGCGTCGATCCTGCCGATCTCCTGGACCTACATCCGGCTGATGGGGCCCGAGGGGCTGCGCCATGCGACCGCCTCCGCGGTGCTCGCGGCCAACTACATGGCCCATCGCCTCTCGGAGTCCTACGAGATCCTCTACACCGGGGAGAACGGCCTGGTCGCCCACGAGTGCATCGTGGACCTGCGCCCCTTCACCGCCCGCACCTCGGTCACCGTCGACGATGTCGCCAAGCGGCTGATCGACTACGGGTTCCACGCCCCGACCATGTCGTTCCCGGTCGCCGGGACCTTCATGATCGAGCCGACCGAGTCCGAGGACCTCGCCGAGATCGACCGCTTCGTCGACGCGATGCTGATGATCGCCAAGGAGGCCGAGGAGATCGTCTCCGGTGCCTGGGCGAAAGATGACAACCCGCTGGTGAACGCTCCTCACACCGCGGCGTCGATCGCGACGGGGGAGTGGACGCACCCCTACTCGCGGGAGGTCGCGGTCTACCCCGGCAGCTGGACCGCCCCGGAGGACCTCACCACGCACGACAGCGCGCAGATGCGGATCCAGTCGAAGTACTGGCCGCCGGTGCGTCGCATCGATCAGGCCTACGGTGACCGGAATCTGGTGCCGACCTGGCCGCACGAGACCGACTGAGATTCCCGCGGCGCGGGCGCGGTGGCGGGGGAGACCGCTCGGCGACTCGTGAACAGCTGTGACGCCCCGGTTTTCGCCCCGGGGCGTCGGGGCCATACGCTCGTGCCCATGACCGAGATCCTCACGACCCATGCCGGTTCCCTCCCCCGCAGTGAGGAGCTGATCGCCGCCAACGCCGCGCGCCCCGTCGGCGCGGACGGGCTGACCCCCGCGCCGACCGACGAGTTCCGTGAGGTGCTGCGCCAGGCGGTCTCGGACGTCGTCGCCCGCCAGCGCGAGATCGGTATCGCCATCCCCAACGATGGCGAGTACGGGCATCTGATGGGCTCCGCCGTGAACTACGGTTCCTGGTGGTCCTACATCTTCGACCGCGTCAGCGGCCTCGAACTGACCGGCAGCGACCACTTCTCCAGCGAGCCGGTGCGCTCGAGCCCCGGCGACGTGCGCCTGACGACCTTCCCCGACCGGCGCGACTGGACGATCTTCGCCGACGCCTACCAGGACCCCACCTCGGGCATCACCGTCGGCGGCCAGGCCACCTTCCCGGCGGCGACCGGCGAGATCGCCTACTCCGACGTCGGTCGCGAGCTGGTGGCCCAGGACGTGGCCAACGTGCAGGCGGCCCTCGAAGCGGCCGGCTACGACCGCGGCTTCGTCAACGCCCTCTCCCCGGGCTCGGGCAGCCGCATCGTCGATGACCACTACGGGGACGAGGACGCCTTCCTCGACGCCTGGGTGGAGGTGATGCGCCCGGAGTACGAGGCCATCGCCGCCGCCGGGCTCACCGTGCAGATCGACGACCCGTCGATCGCCGAGAACTGGGACCAGATCAATCCCGAGCCGAGCGTCGAGGACTACCTCGCCTTCACCCGCAAGCGCGTCGACGCGGTCAACCGGGCCCTGGTGAACGTCCCCACCGAGCAGACCCGGTTCCACCTGTGCTGGGGATCCTGGCACGGCCCCCACACCACCGACATCGAGTTCCGCCACATCGCCCCGCTGCTGCTGGAGATCGATGCCAGGTACTACAGCTTCGAGGCGGCCAACGTGCGCCATGAGCACGAGTGGACCGTGTGGGAGGACCTCGAGCTGCCCCAGGACAAGGTCCTCGTGCCCGGCATCGTCTCCCACGCGACCAACGTGGTCGAGCATCCCGAGCTGGTCGCCCAGCGCCTCGAGCGCTTCGCGACACTGGTCGGCCCCGATCGCGTCATCGGCTCCACCGACTGCGGACTCGGCGGACGCATCCACCCGCAGATCGCCTGGGCCAAGCTCGACGCGCTCGTCCGCGGCGCGGAGATCGCCTCCCGCAGGGTCTGAGCACCGGGACGCGGGGTCTGAGCACGGAAGTCCGGCGAGCCCGCGCGCACGAGCACTTCGACCCGCGTGGCGTTCGGCGGCGTCCGCGTGATCGGGGCTTGCGGGCATCTGCGTGACCGGGACTCGCCGGCGCCTGCGTGAACGGGGCTTGCGGGAGCCTGCGTGATCGCGGCTCGCCGGTGTCTGCGTGCCGTGACGGGTCGTCGAGCGCGACACGCGCATCGATTCCACTGTTCCGGCCCGGACTCGGGATGGATGGGTGGAACCGGCGCTCGCGCGGCGGTGTGTCGTGGACGGGTGCCCGGGACACCACCTGCGCGGTGTGGGTCGCCGCCCGGGCACGGCATCCGGGCATGGCATCCGGGGCACGCGCCCGGGGCACGGCACCCGGGCATGGCCTCCGGGGCACGGCCTCCGGGGGCACGGCGGAGAGTTCACCTCGGCGTCGACAAGATGTCATTCGGGCGTGGACCCGATTCTGCTCGGGCGAGAGAGCATCGGGGGCGTGAGGATCCTCATCGTCGCCGAATCGTTCCTGCCGCACATGAACGGAGTCACCAACTCGGTGCTCCGCGTCGTCGACCACTTCGCCGCCACGGGCGACGACGTCGCGATCATCGCCCCGCAGTGGCCACGGGCCGAGACCTCCCTGCGCACCTCCTGCGGACGCACGATCGAGGTGCACCGCGTCCCGTCGGCCCCGCTGCCCGGCTACTCGGCGGTGCGGATCGCCGCGGCCGGCGCCACGACGCTGCGCCGCCGGATCGAGGAGTTCCGGCCCGACGTCGTCCACCTGGCCTCGCCCACCGTCCTCGGCGGGCGGGCGATGGTGGCCGCGCAGAAGGCGGGGGTCCCCACCGTCGCCGTCTACCAGACCGACATCCCCGGCTACACCGCGCGCTACGGGATGCCGTTCCTCGCCCGGGCCTCCTGGCGGGCGATGCGCGAGGTCCACAACCGGGCCACCCTCACCCTCGCTCCCTCCACCACGACCCGGGACGAACTGATCGAGCACGGTATCGACCGGGTGGACCTGTGGCGCCGCGGCGTGGACACCTCCTTGTTCTCCCCCTCGCTGCACAGCGACGAGCTGCGCGCGCAGTACGCGGAGCCCGGCGAGAAGCTCGTGGTGTACATGGGGCGTCTCGCAGCCGAGAAGCAGGTCGCTGATCTGCAGGTCATCCACGACATGCCGGGGGTGCGCCTGCTGATCGTCGGCGACGGCCCGGAACGCGAGGCGCTGC
Encoded proteins:
- the gcvT gene encoding glycine cleavage system aminomethyltransferase GcvT — encoded protein: MVEQALRSTALEAVHESLGATFTDFAGWRMPVRYASDLAEHAAVRERAGLFDLSHMGEIHLRGPQAGEALDHALAGKLSAMSVGRAKYSLLLTEEGGVIDDVITYRLADDHYVTVANASNAEVDAEELTARAAGFDVEVDDASERTALIAVQGPASEEILLRALTTGDSGVEGIGAEDLTAMRNYRFAAGTYRGQELLVARTGYTGEDGFELYVPGDLAVALWEQLTAAGGEDLTPCGLACRDTLRLEAGMPLYGHELSRELYPAQSGMGRVAALTSKGDFVGRSGIEAADLTDRPVLVGLVAEGRRAARAGSEVRDGQGRAVGTITSGALSPTLGHPIAMAFVSPGVADEGTELVADVRGKDLPARIVALPFYRRG
- the gcvH gene encoding glycine cleavage system protein GcvH, which encodes MTAELLFSKDHEWVRVVSDGVAVVGVTDYAAEQLGDVVYVDLPESGDEISAGSEMGEIESTKSVSDLFSPISGTVSEINPAVVDTPELVNSSPFDEGWLLKASFDALPEDLLSAEDYKAFTAS
- the gcvP gene encoding aminomethyl-transferring glycine dehydrogenase codes for the protein MTDTTDPTDPTDPSVREHDSFVRRHVGTDSDTQRHMLEVLGYETLDQMIQAAVPSTILLENDAGEAASAVPQGATEPAALSELRELADRNTVRRSLIGMGYHGTHTPAVIQRNVLENPAWYTAYTPYQPEISQGRLEALLTFQTMICDLTGMDVSNASTLDEATSAAEALMLARRTAKRNGNVFYVDTDALPATKAVLRGRTDGLGIELRERDFATDGAPEGQYFGALVQYPGSSGRVWDPSEVIAEVKSTKAVAIVAADLLALTMLSSPGSLGADVTVGSSQRFGIPMGFGGPHAGFVAVRKGLERQLPGRLVGVSVDADGNPAYRLSLQTREQHIRREKATSSITTAQVLLAVMAAMYAVYHGPEGLTRIGRGVADRTATLADHLVASGFELTTEAFFDTLEIRATGEALDIAAQAAEAGYLVHTVGDDLVHLSLDETVTDADLRAIAAVFDSFAPDPGHELADVESGTTWGPLVRRDAFLRHPVFSSFRSETAMMRYLRRLSDRDFALDRGMIPLGSCTMKLNAATEMAGVTWASFNAVHPLAPREDVAGYLEMITQLETWLADLTGYDTVSLQPNAGSQGEIAGLLAIRAYHASRGDSGREVCLVPSSAHGTNAASAVIAGLRVVAIDSDARGNIDLDDLKQKIKDHGDELAAIMITYPSTHGVYEQEVRTVCQLVHDAGGQVYVDGANLNALLQVARPGEFGGDVSHLNLHKTFCIPHGGGGPGVGPVAAKAHLAPYLPGHPGIQQEEHPVTGQGAQPHSGSPVSQAPYGSASILPISWTYIRLMGPEGLRHATASAVLAANYMAHRLSESYEILYTGENGLVAHECIVDLRPFTARTSVTVDDVAKRLIDYGFHAPTMSFPVAGTFMIEPTESEDLAEIDRFVDAMLMIAKEAEEIVSGAWAKDDNPLVNAPHTAASIATGEWTHPYSREVAVYPGSWTAPEDLTTHDSAQMRIQSKYWPPVRRIDQAYGDRNLVPTWPHETD
- a CDS encoding cobalamin-independent methionine synthase II family protein, which produces MTEILTTHAGSLPRSEELIAANAARPVGADGLTPAPTDEFREVLRQAVSDVVARQREIGIAIPNDGEYGHLMGSAVNYGSWWSYIFDRVSGLELTGSDHFSSEPVRSSPGDVRLTTFPDRRDWTIFADAYQDPTSGITVGGQATFPAATGEIAYSDVGRELVAQDVANVQAALEAAGYDRGFVNALSPGSGSRIVDDHYGDEDAFLDAWVEVMRPEYEAIAAAGLTVQIDDPSIAENWDQINPEPSVEDYLAFTRKRVDAVNRALVNVPTEQTRFHLCWGSWHGPHTTDIEFRHIAPLLLEIDARYYSFEAANVRHEHEWTVWEDLELPQDKVLVPGIVSHATNVVEHPELVAQRLERFATLVGPDRVIGSTDCGLGGRIHPQIAWAKLDALVRGAEIASRRV
- a CDS encoding glycosyltransferase family 1 protein, whose protein sequence is MRILIVAESFLPHMNGVTNSVLRVVDHFAATGDDVAIIAPQWPRAETSLRTSCGRTIEVHRVPSAPLPGYSAVRIAAAGATTLRRRIEEFRPDVVHLASPTVLGGRAMVAAQKAGVPTVAVYQTDIPGYTARYGMPFLARASWRAMREVHNRATLTLAPSTTTRDELIEHGIDRVDLWRRGVDTSLFSPSLHSDELRAQYAEPGEKLVVYMGRLAAEKQVADLQVIHDMPGVRLLIVGDGPEREALRRRMPRARFAGFRSGTDLAAHLASADLFIHPGELETFGQTIQEAMASGLPVIAPRRGGPVDLVSPSRTGWLYTPGMLDELQEQAADLLFDDAKRRAFGRAALESVHKRTWPVLAEQLRGYYLAALESHRGLLGAR